A single Flavobacterium sp. 1 DNA region contains:
- a CDS encoding TonB-dependent receptor, which yields MEKLKILLFAFFVGLSINCWAQKTEIAGVVLDEKGMPLPGANVLENGTSNSAMTDFDGTFKISVSNKNAVLVISFVGFVEQRLKLDGAKSKYTIKLASTTTTLEQVVVVGYGKGSRKNLTSAVTSVKADQLNNGVISDVGQLLQGKVAGLNVSASGDPTKASSVVLRGASTLNSSQGPFYVVDGIPGVDISIIAPEDIVTIDILKDAAATAIYGNRAANGVIMVTTKRGSKDKTLINYSNYFGFEKVASQLDMMDANQLRAFVTKNNLNFTPENDKGANTDWQKEILRPKYAKSMSHNLSMSGGGEHGNYFASVSYIDKEGVLLDNNFSRTIAHLAVEQYAFDDNVKFGLNVTNSNSIYKNVPQRNTALLQSVSHLPVSPVRNPDGTYFENFIATGYFNPVALINHGDDDTKTNNFVGSFTTEVKLPFGFTYNLNLSYQQLNSLHGEYYDSYYQKYNSANFYNNPDPPQVHSLMNFGVNGSALRNSYQSSNAIVESFLNWDKTFGEHKIKAVVGYSWQEDVLGDGFQATNTNFPVDNVSYNNLALGNYGAVSGYKVDFGDSKAYQKKRLISEFARLNYNYKDKYLLQGSIRRDGGSVFGTNNQWGYFPSVGGAWRIDKENFMQNQSVFSDLKFRASYGETGNSSGFNAYTAQFISGSLGTFYYNGQQVGAYGPNQAANPDLNWEKTATTNIGVDFAILKGKVSGSVEVYDKETTDMIFNYAVNSVLVPVGTIVANGGDMSNKGVEVTLNSTPIRTKNFSWTTSLNYSHNENIITKLKNPNFVGGDSIRRVSPEGGGQTGSTLQIFKEGKPLGQFFTLQYEGKNAAGVSQYLAKDGSLTTSPAIGTDYHYAGSAQPKFLLGWDNNFTYKKFDLNIFFRGVFGNKIFNATRADLFRPSTAMSNNILVDAANESPNDLNAYKYSTRFIEDGSYIRLDNMTFGYDFGQVGKYIKKIRIYETINNVFVITKYTGIDPEVEQGGTAPGVDSNNFYPKTRTFLFGLNVIF from the coding sequence ATGGAAAAACTTAAAATTTTATTATTCGCCTTTTTTGTAGGCTTATCAATTAATTGCTGGGCGCAAAAAACAGAAATCGCAGGTGTGGTTTTGGACGAGAAGGGTATGCCCCTGCCAGGTGCCAATGTACTTGAAAATGGTACTTCCAATAGTGCTATGACAGATTTTGATGGAACATTTAAGATATCTGTTTCAAATAAAAATGCTGTATTGGTAATTTCTTTTGTAGGCTTTGTGGAGCAGCGTCTCAAATTAGATGGAGCAAAATCTAAGTATACAATTAAATTAGCTTCAACTACTACTACCTTAGAACAAGTTGTAGTGGTTGGATACGGGAAAGGATCTCGTAAAAATTTAACATCTGCCGTTACTTCTGTAAAAGCGGATCAATTGAATAATGGAGTAATCAGTGACGTTGGTCAATTGCTGCAAGGTAAGGTTGCGGGGCTTAATGTATCGGCTAGCGGTGATCCTACCAAAGCTTCTTCAGTGGTTTTGCGTGGTGCTTCAACGTTAAATAGTTCTCAAGGACCATTTTATGTTGTAGATGGTATTCCAGGTGTTGACATTTCTATTATTGCACCAGAGGATATTGTTACTATCGATATCTTGAAAGATGCGGCAGCAACTGCTATTTATGGTAATCGTGCTGCAAATGGGGTTATTATGGTAACCACCAAAAGAGGAAGTAAAGACAAAACGCTAATTAATTACAGTAATTATTTTGGTTTTGAGAAAGTAGCAAGCCAACTTGACATGATGGATGCAAATCAGTTAAGAGCATTTGTAACAAAGAATAATTTGAATTTCACTCCCGAAAACGATAAAGGAGCGAATACAGATTGGCAAAAAGAAATCCTTAGACCTAAGTACGCTAAATCAATGAGTCATAACCTTTCGATGAGCGGTGGTGGTGAGCATGGTAATTATTTTGCAAGTGTAAGCTATATCGATAAAGAAGGAGTTCTTTTAGACAATAACTTTTCAAGAACAATCGCGCATTTAGCAGTTGAGCAATATGCTTTTGATGATAACGTTAAATTTGGTTTGAATGTTACGAACTCTAACAGTATTTATAAAAATGTGCCTCAACGTAATACAGCACTTTTACAGTCTGTTAGCCATCTTCCAGTTTCACCAGTAAGAAATCCAGACGGAACTTATTTTGAAAATTTCATAGCAACTGGTTATTTTAACCCAGTTGCTTTGATTAATCATGGAGATGATGATACGAAAACTAATAATTTTGTGGGTAGTTTTACAACAGAAGTAAAGCTTCCATTCGGTTTCACTTATAACTTAAATCTTTCTTACCAACAATTAAATTCATTGCATGGTGAGTATTATGACAGTTATTATCAAAAATACAACAGTGCCAATTTTTACAATAATCCAGATCCACCACAAGTACACTCATTAATGAATTTTGGTGTAAATGGATCAGCATTAAGAAATTCATATCAGAGTTCAAATGCTATTGTTGAAAGCTTTTTAAATTGGGATAAGACTTTTGGCGAACACAAAATTAAAGCTGTTGTTGGTTACTCTTGGCAAGAAGATGTTTTGGGTGACGGATTTCAAGCGACAAACACAAACTTTCCTGTAGATAATGTAAGTTATAATAATCTTGCTTTAGGAAATTATGGTGCAGTATCAGGTTACAAAGTAGATTTTGGTGACAGTAAAGCTTACCAGAAAAAACGTTTGATTTCTGAATTTGCACGTTTGAATTACAATTACAAAGATAAATATCTTTTGCAAGGATCTATAAGAAGAGACGGAGGATCAGTATTTGGAACAAATAATCAATGGGGTTATTTTCCTTCAGTAGGTGGTGCTTGGAGAATTGACAAAGAAAATTTTATGCAAAACCAAAGTGTTTTCAGTGACTTGAAATTTCGTGCAAGTTACGGAGAAACAGGTAACTCATCAGGATTCAATGCTTATACGGCTCAATTTATCTCAGGAAGTCTTGGTACATTCTATTATAATGGACAACAAGTTGGTGCTTATGGACCAAATCAAGCGGCAAACCCAGATTTGAATTGGGAAAAAACTGCAACCACAAACATTGGTGTTGATTTCGCGATATTAAAAGGAAAAGTGTCTGGTTCTGTTGAGGTGTATGACAAAGAAACAACAGATATGATTTTTAATTATGCTGTAAATTCAGTACTTGTGCCAGTGGGTACAATTGTAGCCAACGGAGGTGATATGTCAAACAAAGGTGTTGAAGTTACTTTGAATAGTACTCCAATCAGAACTAAAAACTTTAGCTGGACTACGAGTTTGAATTATTCACACAACGAAAATATCATCACCAAATTGAAAAACCCAAATTTTGTCGGAGGAGATTCAATACGAAGAGTTTCGCCTGAAGGTGGTGGACAAACAGGTAGTACTTTGCAAATTTTTAAAGAAGGAAAACCTCTTGGACAATTCTTTACACTTCAATATGAAGGAAAAAATGCAGCTGGTGTTTCTCAATATTTAGCCAAAGACGGCAGTTTGACAACAAGTCCTGCTATCGGTACTGATTACCATTATGCAGGTAGTGCACAGCCTAAATTTTTATTGGGATGGGATAATAATTTCACTTACAAAAAATTTGATTTGAACATATTCTTCCGTGGAGTATTTGGTAATAAAATTTTCAACGCTACTCGTGCCGATTTATTCAGGCCTAGTACCGCAATGTCAAACAATATTCTTGTAGATGCTGCAAATGAATCGCCAAATGACCTTAATGCTTATAAATATTCAACAAGATTTATAGAAGATGGCAGCTATATTAGATTAGACAATATGACTTTTGGTTATGATTTTGGTCAAGTTGGTAAATACATAAAAAAGATACGTATCTATGAGACAATCAATAATGTGTTTGTTATTACTAAGTACACTGGAATTGATCCAGAAGTTGAACAAGGAGGAACTGCTCCAGGTGTAGATTCAAATAACTTTTATCCAAAAACAAGAACCTTTTTGTTCGGTTTGAACGTGATATTCTAA
- a CDS encoding glucosamine-6-phosphate deaminase, with product MLKSDIDKATSFEKRFENIGTVVYENSVIGSKSVAQEIAGLIREKQAKNELCILGLATGSSPKSLYAELVRLHKEEGLSFKNVVSFNLDEYYPMEPDSINSYVRFMNELLFNHIDILPENVHIPDGTLSKELIGDYCNDYEAKIEMYGGLDLQILGIGGNGHIGFNESGSLQNSKTRLVALDHITRVAASNDFSGLNNTPRTAITLGVKKIMEAKRVILLAWGEGKSNIIMSSVEGPVTNQIPATFLQEHNNTTFVLDKAAGSKLTRINTPWLVEKVNWTDTLIRKAVLGLALHLKKPILMLTDADYIENGMSDLLADLGPAYDINIKIFNKLQNTITGWPGGKPNADDSKRPERAEPAKKRVLIFSPHPDDDIISMGGTFKRLHEQGHEVHIGYQTSGNIAVADDEALRFANFVCDYNEKFGIASIEADDIYNKSVQFLKNKKNSETDIPEVRNIKGLIRKGEAQSTCHFVGLPDGQIHFMELPFYETGTIEKKPLSEEDIQITMNLIDKIKPHQIYAAGDLADPHGTHKVCLDAVFEAVKRLKEKDFMKGCWVWLYRGAWQEWGIDEIEMAVPMGPDQVLEKRKAIFKHQSQKDGVVFQGSDSREFWQRAEDRNRETADLYHQLGLAHYAAMEAFVRWLY from the coding sequence ATGTTAAAAAGTGATATAGACAAAGCGACAAGTTTTGAAAAGAGATTTGAAAATATAGGAACTGTTGTTTATGAAAATTCAGTAATAGGTTCCAAATCGGTAGCTCAAGAAATAGCAGGTTTAATAAGAGAAAAGCAAGCTAAAAACGAGCTATGCATATTGGGTTTAGCAACAGGATCAAGTCCTAAGAGTTTATACGCAGAGCTGGTTCGGCTTCATAAAGAAGAAGGACTCAGTTTTAAAAATGTAGTGTCATTCAATCTTGATGAATATTATCCTATGGAACCGGATTCTATAAACAGTTATGTTCGGTTTATGAACGAATTATTGTTCAATCATATAGATATTCTGCCGGAAAATGTACATATTCCAGATGGTACTTTATCGAAAGAACTAATAGGAGATTATTGCAATGATTATGAAGCTAAGATTGAAATGTATGGAGGTCTTGATCTGCAGATTTTAGGAATTGGCGGTAATGGGCATATCGGATTTAATGAATCTGGGTCTCTGCAAAATTCAAAAACCCGTTTGGTTGCTTTAGATCATATTACCCGTGTGGCAGCAAGTAATGATTTTTCGGGTCTAAATAATACGCCAAGAACTGCAATAACTTTAGGCGTAAAAAAGATTATGGAAGCCAAAAGAGTTATACTGCTGGCTTGGGGTGAAGGAAAATCGAATATAATTATGTCTTCTGTTGAAGGTCCAGTGACCAATCAGATTCCGGCAACTTTTTTGCAGGAGCATAATAATACCACTTTTGTTTTAGACAAAGCTGCAGGTTCAAAATTAACGCGTATCAATACGCCATGGCTGGTCGAAAAAGTGAATTGGACAGATACTCTTATCAGAAAAGCTGTTTTAGGTTTGGCACTGCATTTGAAAAAACCAATACTAATGCTGACTGATGCCGATTATATTGAGAATGGAATGAGTGATTTGCTTGCCGATTTAGGGCCGGCTTATGATATTAATATTAAGATTTTCAATAAACTGCAAAACACCATTACCGGATGGCCGGGCGGAAAACCCAATGCAGATGACAGTAAACGGCCAGAGCGGGCTGAACCGGCAAAAAAGCGAGTTCTTATTTTTAGTCCTCATCCAGATGATGACATTATAAGTATGGGAGGAACCTTCAAGCGCCTGCATGAGCAAGGGCATGAAGTGCATATTGGTTATCAGACCTCAGGAAATATTGCTGTAGCCGATGACGAAGCACTGCGTTTCGCCAATTTTGTATGCGATTACAATGAAAAATTTGGAATTGCAAGTATCGAAGCTGATGATATTTACAATAAATCAGTTCAGTTTCTTAAAAATAAAAAAAACAGCGAAACTGATATCCCAGAAGTTAGAAATATTAAAGGTTTGATTCGAAAAGGCGAAGCGCAATCTACATGTCATTTTGTGGGATTGCCAGACGGCCAGATTCATTTTATGGAACTTCCGTTTTATGAAACAGGTACGATAGAAAAAAAGCCATTGTCAGAAGAAGATATTCAAATAACTATGAATCTGATTGATAAAATAAAACCGCACCAAATTTATGCGGCCGGGGATTTGGCCGATCCGCATGGCACTCATAAAGTATGTTTGGATGCAGTTTTTGAAGCTGTAAAAAGATTGAAAGAAAAAGATTTTATGAAAGGCTGTTGGGTTTGGCTATACAGAGGAGCTTGGCAGGAATGGGGAATAGATGAAATTGAAATGGCAGTGCCAATGGGACCAGATCAAGTGCTGGAAAAGAGAAAAGCAATTTTTAAACATCAGTCACAAAAAGACGGAGTGGTTTTTCAAGGTTCAGACAGCAGAGAATTTTGGCAGCGTGCCGAAGATCGAAATAGAGAGACCGCAGATTTATACCATCAGCTGGGATTAGCACATTATGCAGCAATGGAAGCCTTTGTGAGGTGGTTATATTAG
- a CDS encoding alpha-N-acetylglucosaminidase: MTKETLSKNRLMKSAAAFLVFFLFVTNGYCKNGKDTQTASAVLERLIGKRANEFDLIIVEKNNEADWFEVETTANRVRIKGTTNTAICYGAYSFLKDIGAVLVTWEGNRTALPRTWPKYSKQLATPFKYREYLNACTFGYTTPWWDWKRWEREIDWMALHGINLPTALEGQEAVWQQLWKEYGLTDGQLQAHFAGPAFLPWQRMGNINSLEGPLPQDWINKKENVQKQILQRMRALGMHPVVPAFSGYVPKAFAEKHPNSKISELKSWSGGGFESTYLLDSKDPLFKEVGKRFIEIYTKLYGQSDFYLADSFNEITPPVSAAHKYEELSDYGKTIFETINEASPSAIWVMQGWLFGDNKEFWTKEATKAFLSKVPNDRLMIQDYANDRHKVWENQEAFYGKQWTYGYVHNYGGSNPVYGDLNFYKNELISLLKNSNKGNIVGYGAMPEGLNNNSIVYEYIYDLPWNKGRESVNDWLKEYLNARYGKKTSAPVFQAWQLLLESVYSTKYWETRWWNDRAGAYLFFKRPTLKITEFKGNPGDKEKLKQAIDILKKEAKAKNFDKNALYSYDLIDVSRHYYSLRIDDLLIECVKAYQQKNIKKADELFKRIEKQAADIDTMMSGQPLNSLNNWLKSASDYGSSPDESKLYIKNARTLITLWGGEGHLNDYASRSWRGMYKEFYWPRWKMFLLALKESAVNNKPFDELKERESIKQWEIKWTESKEIH, from the coding sequence ATGACAAAAGAGACCTTGAGTAAAAACAGATTAATGAAAAGTGCAGCCGCTTTTCTTGTTTTTTTTTTATTTGTAACTAACGGATACTGTAAAAACGGGAAGGATACCCAAACTGCATCTGCAGTACTGGAAAGGCTTATTGGAAAACGGGCAAATGAATTTGACTTAATTATCGTCGAAAAAAATAATGAAGCCGATTGGTTTGAAGTCGAAACAACAGCAAATCGGGTAAGAATTAAGGGTACAACCAATACGGCAATCTGTTATGGAGCCTATAGTTTTCTTAAGGACATAGGAGCTGTTTTGGTTACTTGGGAAGGAAACAGAACAGCTTTGCCAAGAACATGGCCAAAATATTCAAAACAACTAGCTACACCTTTTAAATACAGGGAATATTTAAATGCCTGTACGTTTGGTTACACGACTCCGTGGTGGGATTGGAAACGATGGGAACGAGAAATAGACTGGATGGCGCTTCACGGCATCAATCTGCCTACAGCATTAGAAGGTCAGGAAGCAGTCTGGCAGCAATTATGGAAAGAGTATGGGCTAACTGACGGTCAACTGCAGGCGCATTTTGCAGGACCTGCATTTTTGCCTTGGCAAAGAATGGGGAACATCAACAGTCTTGAAGGGCCATTGCCACAAGATTGGATAAACAAAAAGGAAAACGTTCAAAAGCAAATACTGCAAAGGATGAGAGCATTAGGAATGCATCCAGTTGTACCGGCTTTTAGCGGATATGTGCCAAAAGCATTTGCGGAAAAGCATCCAAATTCAAAAATAAGTGAATTAAAATCCTGGTCAGGAGGAGGTTTTGAAAGCACATATTTGTTAGACTCAAAAGACCCTTTGTTTAAAGAAGTCGGTAAACGTTTTATAGAAATTTACACAAAATTATATGGGCAGTCTGATTTTTATTTAGCTGATTCTTTTAATGAAATTACGCCTCCAGTTTCTGCAGCGCATAAATATGAGGAACTGTCCGATTATGGGAAAACCATTTTTGAAACCATTAATGAAGCTTCTCCAAGCGCTATTTGGGTTATGCAGGGGTGGCTTTTTGGAGATAACAAAGAGTTTTGGACTAAAGAAGCAACCAAAGCTTTTCTTAGTAAAGTGCCAAACGACAGATTAATGATTCAGGATTATGCAAATGACAGGCATAAAGTTTGGGAAAACCAAGAAGCTTTTTACGGAAAGCAGTGGACTTATGGTTATGTGCATAATTATGGAGGGTCTAATCCAGTTTATGGGGATTTAAATTTTTACAAAAATGAACTGATAAGCTTATTGAAAAATTCTAATAAAGGCAATATTGTTGGCTATGGAGCAATGCCAGAAGGATTAAATAATAACTCAATTGTTTACGAATACATCTATGATCTTCCATGGAATAAAGGCAGGGAATCGGTAAATGACTGGCTGAAAGAATATTTAAACGCTAGATATGGGAAAAAGACTTCTGCCCCCGTTTTTCAGGCTTGGCAATTGTTATTAGAATCGGTGTATAGCACTAAATATTGGGAAACGCGCTGGTGGAATGACAGAGCGGGAGCTTATCTGTTTTTTAAGAGACCTACGCTAAAAATAACTGAGTTTAAAGGAAATCCCGGAGATAAAGAAAAGCTAAAGCAGGCTATCGATATTTTGAAAAAAGAAGCTAAAGCTAAAAATTTCGATAAAAATGCTCTTTACTCTTATGATTTAATAGACGTTTCAAGACATTATTATTCACTTCGTATTGACGATTTATTGATAGAATGCGTTAAAGCCTATCAGCAGAAAAATATAAAAAAGGCAGATGAATTGTTTAAAAGAATTGAAAAACAAGCTGCGGATATTGATACTATGATGTCGGGACAGCCTTTGAACAGCTTGAATAATTGGCTGAAATCTGCTTCCGATTACGGAAGTTCTCCTGATGAATCCAAACTGTACATAAAAAATGCAAGAACATTAATAACACTGTGGGGAGGAGAAGGACATTTAAATGATTATGCATCCAGATCTTGGCGTGGTATGTACAAAGAATTTTATTGGCCAAGATGGAAAATGTTTTTGCTGGCATTAAAAGAATCTGCAGTCAACAATAAACCATTTGATGAATTGAAGGAAAGAGAATCAATAAAACAATGGGAAATAAAATGGACTGAAAGCAAAGAAATCCATTAG
- a CDS encoding Two component regulator three Y domain protein, with translation MSNKITLLIFTIFFSFSVFANFSKAEKEVLIKLNQATNGAKWTNKWDISLPMDKWYGIKIVDDKVVSINLKNNNLTGRIPVEITTLLNLQELNLGTNLLNGEIPLNIGNLKALQVLDLSFNRLTGFIPNSICSLPNLQTLLLDRNILSGELPQQIGKLSMLENLSLYENSFQGSLPLSFYELKSLKLLSLYTNRFTGKLSPSIGNLVLLENLNLFDNDFKGQVPIELEKLTHLKKLNISYNLFSGLVSNKLSLLDKLNMTMRNEIGNVVSLPINKG, from the coding sequence ATGAGTAATAAAATTACGCTGCTGATTTTTACCATATTCTTTTCATTCTCTGTTTTTGCAAATTTTTCAAAAGCAGAAAAGGAGGTTTTGATAAAATTAAACCAGGCTACCAATGGAGCTAAATGGACTAATAAATGGGATATTTCTTTACCAATGGATAAGTGGTATGGAATAAAAATAGTAGATGATAAAGTAGTTTCAATAAACTTGAAAAACAATAATTTAACAGGCCGCATACCTGTTGAAATTACTACTTTGCTGAATCTGCAGGAATTAAATTTAGGTACTAATTTGTTGAATGGCGAAATTCCGCTTAATATTGGTAATCTGAAAGCATTGCAGGTATTAGATCTTTCTTTTAATAGGCTGACAGGTTTTATTCCTAATTCAATTTGTTCACTCCCTAATTTGCAGACTTTATTGCTTGACCGTAATATTTTATCTGGTGAGCTGCCTCAGCAGATAGGAAAACTGTCTATGCTTGAGAATCTTTCTTTATATGAAAACTCTTTTCAGGGATCTTTGCCTCTTTCTTTTTACGAGTTAAAATCTTTGAAATTACTTTCCTTATATACTAACAGATTCACGGGGAAATTAAGCCCTTCAATTGGGAATTTGGTATTGCTGGAAAACTTGAATCTTTTCGATAATGATTTTAAAGGTCAAGTTCCAATAGAATTAGAAAAGTTAACCCATTTAAAAAAATTAAATATATCCTATAATTTATTTTCAGGTTTGGTGTCCAATAAATTATCATTATTGGATAAGCTGAATATGACCATGAGAAATGAAATAGGAAATGTAGTTTCTTTACCAATTAATAAGGGATAA
- a CDS encoding formylglycine-generating enzyme family protein, translating into MNIKKYSSIAVIVLSGLCSAFGQESKTVAVVAANCQALCKANTSKKALLLQSINANAKENATGSTKEMVWIAGGEFNMGTNDYPDAKPIHKVSVKGYWIDEHEVTNAQFAAFVTATKYVTIAERPLDPKDYPGVPLENLVPGSAVFVPPTGKVALDNIQQWWQYVPEANWQHPNGPESSIVGLENNPVVQVSYLDAKAYAEWAGKRLPTEAEWEFAARAQRPSTKYYWGADLKPNGKWAANIFQGSFPNNNTAEDGFAGAAPVKSFPKNPFGIYDLEGNVWEWCNDLYSDDYYKSSANDNPKGPSVSNDPEEPGVEKHVQRGGSYLCSDQYCIRYVAGSRGKGETTSACNHLGFRCVKDK; encoded by the coding sequence ATGAATATAAAAAAATACAGTTCAATTGCAGTGATTGTTTTATCAGGCTTATGTTCTGCTTTTGGACAGGAAAGTAAAACTGTGGCTGTTGTTGCGGCTAATTGCCAAGCTTTGTGCAAGGCAAATACTTCCAAAAAAGCATTATTGCTGCAGTCAATTAATGCTAATGCTAAAGAGAATGCAACGGGTTCTACTAAAGAAATGGTTTGGATTGCCGGAGGTGAATTTAATATGGGAACCAATGATTATCCAGATGCAAAACCTATTCACAAAGTGAGTGTAAAAGGGTATTGGATTGATGAGCACGAAGTGACAAATGCTCAATTTGCAGCCTTTGTGACAGCAACGAAATATGTGACAATTGCAGAAAGACCATTGGATCCAAAAGATTATCCGGGTGTTCCGCTTGAAAATTTAGTGCCAGGCTCGGCTGTATTTGTGCCTCCAACAGGAAAAGTGGCTTTGGATAATATTCAGCAATGGTGGCAATACGTTCCAGAAGCTAATTGGCAGCATCCAAATGGACCAGAAAGCAGTATTGTTGGATTAGAAAATAATCCCGTGGTTCAGGTTAGTTATCTCGATGCTAAGGCTTATGCGGAATGGGCAGGGAAACGGCTTCCTACTGAGGCCGAATGGGAGTTTGCAGCTAGAGCTCAAAGACCGTCTACTAAATATTATTGGGGAGCTGATCTTAAGCCAAATGGTAAATGGGCTGCTAATATTTTTCAGGGAAGTTTTCCAAATAATAATACTGCCGAAGACGGTTTTGCAGGAGCCGCTCCAGTAAAATCTTTTCCTAAAAATCCATTTGGGATATATGATTTGGAGGGGAATGTCTGGGAATGGTGTAACGATTTATACAGTGATGATTATTATAAAAGCAGTGCCAATGATAATCCAAAAGGACCTTCCGTAAGTAACGATCCCGAAGAACCGGGAGTAGAAAAGCATGTTCAAAGAGGAGGTTCTTATTTATGCAGCGATCAATATTGTATCCGATATGTGGCAGGAAGCCGAGGTAAAGGAGAAACAACAAGTGCTTGTAATCACTTGGGATTTCGTTGTGTAAAGGATAAATAA
- a CDS encoding thioredoxin domain-containing protein: MNQFSHKSFKNSITAIVFLVTTAGFSQNQNAFTLKIDSFSAKIKEQKKPQLIDARGPEEFSLNHINGALNFNLETENYGKYTDALDKSRPVFIYSIGAGRSGQLAKELLKNGFSEVHDLEGGIAAWIGSGKPFYTNLKSKLTLAEYNKIITDNNTVLVDIGSRYCGACKKVKPVLETIRAEYGANLKIIEIDLEESPQVISDLKTVTVFPTLILYKKGKIVFKKEGADDLKKNVNLAFAN, translated from the coding sequence ATGAACCAGTTCAGTCATAAATCATTCAAAAATAGTATAACAGCAATTGTATTTTTAGTTACTACAGCTGGATTTTCTCAAAATCAAAATGCGTTTACCTTAAAAATAGATTCCTTTTCTGCAAAAATTAAGGAGCAAAAAAAGCCACAGCTAATTGATGCGCGAGGTCCGGAAGAGTTTTCGCTGAATCATATTAATGGAGCGCTTAATTTTAATTTAGAAACGGAGAATTATGGTAAATATACAGATGCACTGGATAAATCAAGACCAGTGTTTATTTATTCGATTGGTGCTGGAAGAAGCGGTCAATTGGCAAAAGAATTATTAAAAAACGGTTTCTCTGAAGTGCATGATTTAGAAGGTGGAATTGCTGCCTGGATAGGATCAGGAAAGCCTTTTTATACTAATTTGAAAAGTAAACTGACATTGGCAGAATACAATAAAATCATTACCGATAACAATACTGTTTTAGTTGACATTGGTTCCAGATATTGCGGTGCCTGCAAAAAAGTGAAACCTGTTTTGGAAACTATTAGAGCGGAATATGGAGCTAATTTAAAAATCATCGAAATTGATTTAGAAGAAAGCCCGCAAGTGATATCGGATTTAAAAACGGTTACCGTTTTTCCAACATTGATTCTATATAAAAAGGGTAAAATTGTTTTCAAAAAAGAGGGAGCTGATGATTTGAAAAAGAATGTTAATCTGGCTTTTGCAAATTAA
- a CDS encoding sterol desaturase family protein, protein MATDYNSKSKLTRDLSISLLLYTLPVLAIYLYFKLSNGVVSESHISLPSFLEFTKLAFENIRTWGLIVFMLILGAVEFAAGLYDDQWTGTERKIDIVSFLAPKLILPPVITFFSLTALPYLIPNLANTLSWVPFWGGFFLIAIADDLTQYWYHRLHHQIPFLWRFHRTHHSASYMGMAMASRQNFIYTVFFSQIYLTATLTFLGLGLPALFVTVIKSIITLAAHSSLAWDKPFYKYKALHPIAWVLERLISTPATHHAHHADTSGDGVGHFKGNFGNMFFLWDVIFGTGLITRKFPESYGTKTYKGEEWYAQFLWPIFKSKKEGSPLAEGVLSIPISQSKNAVIINSDVYEPVQS, encoded by the coding sequence ATGGCAACAGATTATAATTCAAAAAGCAAACTGACAAGAGATTTGAGCATTAGTCTTTTGTTATATACATTGCCGGTATTGGCAATTTATCTATATTTCAAATTAAGTAATGGCGTTGTAAGCGAATCACATATTTCATTACCATCTTTTTTAGAATTTACAAAACTGGCATTCGAAAATATCCGAACTTGGGGATTAATCGTTTTTATGCTGATTTTGGGAGCAGTTGAATTTGCTGCAGGTTTATATGACGATCAATGGACTGGCACGGAACGCAAAATAGACATTGTTAGTTTTTTAGCACCAAAATTGATTTTACCTCCGGTAATCACTTTTTTCAGCTTAACTGCGTTGCCGTATTTAATTCCTAATCTTGCCAATACATTATCTTGGGTTCCTTTTTGGGGAGGTTTTTTCCTGATTGCAATTGCCGATGATTTAACGCAGTATTGGTACCATCGTTTACACCATCAGATTCCATTTTTATGGCGTTTTCACAGGACGCATCACTCGGCTTCGTATATGGGAATGGCAATGGCTTCGAGACAAAATTTTATTTACACCGTGTTTTTCTCTCAGATTTATTTGACAGCAACGTTAACGTTTTTAGGGTTAGGATTACCGGCTTTGTTTGTTACCGTGATAAAAAGCATCATTACTTTGGCTGCGCATTCCAGCCTTGCTTGGGATAAACCGTTTTACAAATACAAAGCTTTGCATCCTATTGCATGGGTTTTAGAACGTCTTATTTCTACTCCGGCAACACATCATGCGCATCATGCTGATACAAGCGGAGATGGTGTCGGACACTTTAAAGGCAACTTTGGAAATATGTTTTTCCTGTGGGATGTGATTTTTGGTACGGGTTTAATCACTCGTAAATTCCCCGAATCATACGGAACTAAAACATATAAAGGCGAAGAATGGTATGCACAGTTCCTTTGGCCAATATTCAAATCTAAAAAAGAGGGAAGCCCTTTAGCTGAAGGCGTTCTGTCGATTCCAATTTCTCAAAGTAAAAATGCTGTCATAATTAATTCAGATGTATATGAACCAGTTCAGTCATAA